From the genome of Streptomyces sp. NBC_00659, one region includes:
- the nagB gene encoding glucosamine-6-phosphate deaminase, with protein sequence MEVVIVPDAKAGGELIAEAMAELLRRKPDALLGVATGSTPLPIYAALAARVGSGAVDTSGARIAQLDEYVGLPAEHPESYRSVLRREVLEPLGIGMDAFMGPDGTAADVQAACEAYDRALAAAGGVDLQLLGIGTDGHIGFNEPCSSLASRTRIKTLTEQTRVDNARFFDGDIEQVPHHVITQGIGTILEARHLVLLATGEGKADAVAATVEGPVAAVCPASALQLHPHATVVVDDAAASKLKLGDYFRQTFAAKPDWQGI encoded by the coding sequence GTGGAAGTTGTCATCGTCCCGGACGCCAAGGCGGGCGGCGAGCTGATCGCCGAGGCCATGGCGGAACTGCTCAGGCGCAAGCCCGACGCGCTCCTCGGCGTGGCCACCGGCTCGACGCCGCTGCCCATCTACGCGGCGCTGGCGGCCCGAGTGGGTTCCGGTGCCGTGGACACCTCGGGTGCGCGCATCGCCCAGCTCGACGAGTACGTGGGGCTGCCGGCCGAGCACCCCGAGTCCTACCGCTCCGTGCTGCGGCGCGAGGTGCTGGAGCCGCTGGGCATCGGCATGGACGCGTTCATGGGGCCCGACGGCACGGCGGCGGACGTCCAGGCCGCGTGCGAGGCGTACGACAGGGCGCTGGCGGCGGCCGGCGGGGTCGACCTCCAGCTGCTGGGGATCGGGACGGACGGGCACATCGGGTTCAACGAACCGTGCTCCTCGCTCGCCTCCCGGACCCGCATCAAGACGCTGACCGAGCAGACCCGGGTGGACAACGCCCGCTTCTTCGACGGCGACATCGAGCAGGTGCCGCACCACGTCATCACCCAGGGCATCGGCACGATCCTGGAGGCACGGCACCTGGTGCTGCTCGCGACCGGCGAGGGCAAGGCGGACGCCGTGGCGGCGACGGTCGAGGGGCCGGTCGCGGCGGTCTGCCCCGCGTCGGCGCTTCAGCTGCACCCGCACGCGACGGTGGTCGTCGACGACGCCGCCGCGTCCAAGCTGAAGCTCGGGGACTACTTCCGCCAGACGTTCGCCGCCAAGCCGGACTGGCAGGGCATCTAG
- a CDS encoding PAS domain-containing sensor histidine kinase, producing MNDLVRQHTALDDSDLEWLHLLVSEWQLLSDLSFADLVLWVPTRDGTRYVSVAQMRPNTGPTSYQDDMVGHLVPRGRRPLLDAALDEGRIVREGDPEWREEVPVRVESIPVRREGRVLGVIARNTNLLTVRTPSRLELTYLQSASDLAQMIAAGTFPFPDQQVDMDASPRVGDGLIRLDADGIVQYASPNALSAYHRIGLASDLVGHNLGSTTAELAPSRGPVDEALSKVASGWAPREFEIESADGVIQLRAIPLKPKGTRVGSLVLLRDVTELRRRERELITKDATIREIHHRVKNNLQTVAALLRLQARRIESDRGREALEEAVRRVGSIAIVHETLSQNLDERVEFDEIADRVLAMVAEISPGKVTGRRTGRFGILDAEVATPLSMVLTEVLQNALEHGFREGDRGTVEVSAVRGGTSKDARLLVTVQDDGVGLPEGFDPHRSGNLGLQIVRTLVEGELGGTFDMVAAPERGTQVLLDIPVVVPK from the coding sequence ATGAACGACCTCGTACGCCAGCACACAGCCCTCGACGACTCCGATCTCGAGTGGCTTCATCTGCTGGTCTCGGAGTGGCAGCTGCTCTCCGACCTCTCCTTCGCCGACCTCGTCCTGTGGGTCCCCACGCGCGACGGCACCCGCTACGTCTCGGTCGCCCAGATGCGCCCCAACACCGGGCCCACCTCGTACCAGGACGACATGGTCGGCCATCTGGTCCCGCGCGGCCGCCGCCCCCTGCTGGACGCCGCGCTCGACGAGGGCCGGATCGTGCGCGAGGGTGATCCCGAGTGGCGCGAGGAGGTTCCGGTCCGGGTCGAGTCCATTCCCGTACGGCGTGAGGGCCGGGTCCTCGGAGTCATCGCGCGCAACACCAACCTGCTCACCGTGCGCACCCCGAGCCGCCTCGAACTGACGTATCTCCAGAGCGCCTCCGACCTCGCGCAGATGATCGCGGCGGGCACCTTCCCGTTCCCCGACCAGCAGGTCGACATGGACGCCTCGCCCAGGGTCGGCGACGGGCTGATCCGCCTCGACGCGGACGGCATCGTCCAGTACGCCTCGCCGAACGCGCTCTCGGCGTACCACCGCATCGGCCTGGCCTCCGACCTGGTGGGTCACAACCTCGGCTCCACGACCGCCGAACTCGCCCCGTCCCGGGGTCCGGTGGACGAGGCGCTGTCGAAGGTGGCCAGCGGCTGGGCGCCCCGTGAGTTCGAGATCGAGAGCGCAGACGGGGTGATCCAGCTCCGGGCGATCCCGCTGAAGCCCAAGGGCACCCGCGTCGGTTCCCTGGTCCTGCTCCGCGATGTCACCGAACTGCGCCGCCGCGAGCGCGAATTGATCACCAAGGACGCCACCATCCGGGAGATCCACCACCGGGTGAAGAACAACCTCCAGACGGTCGCCGCCCTGCTGCGGCTCCAGGCCCGCCGCATCGAGTCGGACCGGGGCCGGGAAGCCCTGGAGGAGGCCGTGCGCCGGGTCGGCTCGATCGCGATCGTCCACGAGACGCTCTCCCAGAACCTGGACGAGCGCGTGGAGTTCGACGAGATCGCCGACCGGGTGCTCGCCATGGTCGCCGAGATCTCGCCGGGCAAGGTCACCGGCCGGCGCACCGGACGCTTCGGCATCCTGGACGCCGAGGTCGCGACCCCGCTCTCGATGGTCCTCACCGAGGTCCTCCAGAACGCGCTGGAGCACGGCTTCCGCGAGGGCGACCGGGGCACCGTCGAGGTCTCCGCGGTGCGCGGCGGCACCTCCAAGGACGCCCGGCTGCTGGTCACCGTCCAGGACGACGGGGTCGGACTCCCCGAGGGCTTCGACCCGCACCGGTCGGGCAACCTCGGCCTGCAGATCGTACGGACGCTGGTGGAGGGCGAGTTGGGCGGCACCTTCGACATGGTGGCCGCTCCGGAGCGCGGCACCCAGGTGCTCCTGGACATCCCGGTGGTCGTGCCGAAGTAG
- a CDS encoding WhiB family transcriptional regulator, whose translation MDWRHNAVCREEDPELFFPIGNTGPALLQIEEAKAVCRRCPVMEQCLQWALESGQDSGVWGGLSEDERRAMKRRAARNRARQATA comes from the coding sequence ATGGACTGGCGTCACAACGCCGTTTGCCGCGAGGAAGACCCCGAGCTCTTCTTCCCCATCGGCAACACCGGTCCTGCGCTGCTGCAGATCGAGGAAGCCAAGGCCGTCTGTCGCCGCTGCCCCGTCATGGAGCAGTGTCTGCAGTGGGCGCTCGAGTCCGGCCAGGACTCCGGCGTCTGGGGTGGCCTCAGCGAGGACGAGCGCCGCGCAATGAAGCGCCGTGCCGCCCGCAACCGAGCTCGTCAGGCCACCGCCTGA
- a CDS encoding diacylglycerol/lipid kinase family protein: MRALLVVNPAATTTSARTRDVLIHALASEMKLEVVTTEYRGHARDLGRQAADSDDIDMVVALGGDGTVNEVVNGLLHRGPDSRLPGLAVVPGGSTNVFARALGLPNDAVEATGALLDALREERERTVGLGLAAGTPGTEDESVPSRWFTFCAGLGFDAGVVGRVEQQRELGRRSTHALYLRQVLRQFLDDPHRRHGTITLERPGADPVTDLVLSIICNTSPWTFLGNRPVYAAPKASFDTGLDVLALSRMSTPSVARYATQLLTSSPERGPHGKHAVTLHDLADFTLHSKAPLPLQMDGDHLGLRTSVTFTGVRRALRVIV; the protein is encoded by the coding sequence ATGCGTGCACTTCTTGTGGTCAATCCGGCGGCAACCACCACCAGTGCGCGTACGCGTGACGTCTTGATCCACGCGTTGGCCAGTGAGATGAAACTGGAAGTGGTCACGACCGAGTACCGCGGGCACGCCCGGGACCTCGGCAGGCAGGCCGCGGACAGCGACGACATAGACATGGTCGTGGCCCTCGGCGGGGACGGCACGGTCAACGAGGTCGTGAACGGTCTGCTGCACCGGGGCCCCGACTCCCGCCTTCCCGGCCTCGCCGTGGTCCCCGGCGGCTCCACCAACGTCTTCGCCCGCGCCCTGGGCCTGCCGAACGACGCCGTGGAGGCGACGGGCGCCCTGCTGGACGCGCTGCGCGAGGAGCGCGAGCGCACGGTCGGCCTCGGTCTGGCCGCGGGCACGCCCGGCACCGAGGACGAGTCCGTCCCCTCCCGCTGGTTCACCTTCTGCGCCGGCCTCGGCTTCGACGCCGGGGTGGTGGGCCGGGTCGAACAGCAGCGCGAGCTCGGCCGGCGCTCCACGCACGCGCTGTATCTCCGCCAAGTGCTGCGTCAGTTTCTGGACGATCCTCACCGCCGGCACGGAACGATCACCCTGGAGCGCCCCGGCGCCGACCCGGTCACCGATCTGGTCCTGTCCATCATCTGCAACACCTCGCCGTGGACGTTTCTCGGCAATCGTCCGGTGTACGCGGCACCTAAGGCCTCGTTCGATACCGGACTCGACGTACTGGCACTCAGCCGCATGTCGACGCCCTCGGTCGCCCGGTATGCCACCCAGTTGCTCACTTCGTCCCCCGAGCGTGGACCCCACGGCAAGCACGCCGTCACTCTGCATGACCTGGCGGACTTCACCTTGCATTCGAAGGCTCCACTCCCCCTCCAGATGGACGGCGACCACCTGGGACTGCGTACGAGCGTGACGTTCACAGGCGTACGCCGTGCACTGCGTGTGATTGTGTGA
- a CDS encoding SigB/SigF/SigG family RNA polymerase sigma factor, giving the protein MRNGDGPVRDEERGTREPPAGRAGGPDGPRHTADDVDGIPEQARPHPEIGVSSAAAAQPGAFPGRGGPPGSSAAEDTGEEPRAREMVTGGTMSEHERNAEQNVQGAQHEREPEQGAQGVQGVQDAQHETEARQIQHGPSAQHIQHDPRDRSGARAMFIELRKLQDGSAEYAELRNQLVRMHLPLVEHLARRFRNRGEPLDDLTQVATIGLIKSVDRFDPERGVEFSTYATPTVVGEIKRHFRDKGWAVRVPRRLQELRLALTTATAELSQLHGRSPTVHELAEKLAISEEEVLEGLESANAYSTLSLDVPDTDDESPAVADTLGAEDEALEGVEYRESLKPLLEDLPPREKRILLLRFFGNMTQSQIAQEVGISQMHVSRLLARTLAQLREKLLVEE; this is encoded by the coding sequence GTGAGGAACGGGGACGGGCCGGTGCGGGACGAAGAGCGCGGCACACGGGAGCCTCCCGCGGGGCGCGCCGGCGGTCCGGACGGGCCGCGGCACACGGCGGACGACGTCGACGGCATCCCCGAGCAGGCCCGGCCGCATCCGGAGATCGGCGTCTCCTCGGCGGCAGCGGCGCAGCCGGGAGCCTTCCCCGGCCGGGGAGGTCCCCCCGGTTCGAGCGCGGCCGAGGACACGGGGGAAGAGCCTCGAGCTCGGGAAATGGTGACGGGCGGGACTATGAGCGAGCACGAGCGAAACGCGGAGCAGAACGTGCAGGGCGCGCAGCACGAGCGAGAGCCTGAGCAGGGCGCGCAGGGTGTGCAGGGTGTGCAGGACGCCCAGCACGAGACCGAAGCCCGGCAGATCCAGCACGGGCCGAGCGCCCAGCACATCCAGCACGACCCCCGCGACCGCAGCGGGGCGCGGGCGATGTTCATCGAGCTGCGCAAACTCCAGGACGGCAGCGCCGAGTACGCGGAGCTGCGCAACCAGCTCGTCCGCATGCATCTGCCGCTCGTCGAGCACCTGGCCCGCCGCTTCCGCAACCGCGGTGAGCCACTGGACGACCTGACCCAGGTCGCGACGATCGGGCTGATCAAGTCGGTCGACCGGTTCGACCCGGAGCGCGGTGTCGAGTTCTCGACGTACGCGACCCCGACGGTGGTCGGCGAGATCAAGCGGCACTTCCGCGACAAGGGCTGGGCGGTGCGCGTCCCGCGCCGTCTTCAGGAGCTGCGCCTCGCGCTGACCACAGCGACCGCGGAGCTCTCCCAGCTGCACGGGCGCTCCCCGACGGTGCACGAGCTGGCCGAGAAGCTCGCCATCTCGGAGGAGGAGGTCCTGGAGGGCCTGGAGTCCGCCAACGCGTACTCCACGCTGTCCCTGGACGTCCCCGACACGGACGACGAGTCCCCGGCGGTCGCGGACACCCTGGGCGCCGAGGACGAGGCGCTGGAGGGCGTCGAGTACCGCGAGTCGCTGAAGCCGCTACTGGAGGACCTGCCCCCGCGGGAGAAGCGGATCCTGCTCCTTCGCTTCTTCGGCAACATGACGCAGTCGCAGATCGCGCAGGAGGTCGGCATCTCGCAGATGCACGTCTCGCGGCTGCTGGCCCGCACGCTGGCCCAGCTTCGGGAGAAGCTCCTCGTCGAGGAGTGA
- a CDS encoding anti-sigma regulatory factor, whose translation MSQIAGEPATKDFVEVRLPAAGAYLSVLRTATAGLAARLDFTLDEIEDLRIAVDEACAILLQQAVPGSVLSCVFRLIDDSLEVTVSAPTTDGHAPSRDTFAWTVLSALAGKVDSTVSEDKTVSISLYKQRGAGPGPA comes from the coding sequence GTGTCCCAGATCGCAGGCGAGCCCGCGACGAAGGACTTCGTGGAAGTCCGGCTGCCGGCCGCGGGTGCCTACCTGTCGGTACTGCGCACGGCCACGGCCGGGCTGGCGGCCCGTTTGGACTTCACCCTCGACGAGATCGAGGATCTGCGCATCGCCGTGGACGAGGCCTGCGCGATCCTGCTGCAGCAGGCCGTCCCCGGCTCGGTGCTCAGTTGTGTCTTCCGGCTGATCGACGACTCACTCGAGGTCACGGTCTCGGCGCCGACCACGGACGGTCACGCTCCGTCACGTGACACTTTCGCGTGGACCGTTCTGTCGGCTCTCGCGGGCAAGGTCGACTCCACCGTCTCCGAGGACAAGACCGTTTCGATCAGCCTCTACAAACAACGCGGCGCGGGACCCGGGCCGGCGTGA
- a CDS encoding UBP-type zinc finger domain-containing protein translates to MKQCTHADALPQPEPDPGSETCMECAAAGTHPVQLRLCLECGHLACCDSSPLRHASEHHNTTGHPIMRTFEQGENWRWCFVDHVLV, encoded by the coding sequence ATGAAACAGTGCACGCACGCCGACGCGCTGCCGCAGCCCGAACCCGACCCCGGGAGCGAGACCTGCATGGAGTGCGCGGCCGCCGGTACCCATCCGGTGCAGCTTCGGCTGTGTCTGGAGTGCGGGCATCTCGCCTGTTGCGACTCCTCACCGCTGCGGCACGCCTCGGAGCATCACAACACCACCGGGCACCCGATCATGCGCACGTTCGAGCAGGGGGAGAACTGGCGTTGGTGTTTCGTGGACCACGTCCTCGTCTGA
- a CDS encoding Na+/H+ antiporter yields the protein MDVLPLLLLVAGSAAVAGAARRTPVPAPLLIVAVALLVSYIPGVPTYELDPDVVLPLVLPPLLYTAATDSSYLDLRAQLRPVALLSVGYVLFATLVVGWAAYLLVPGLPLPAALVLGAVVAPPDAVAATAVARRVGLPSRITTILQGESLVNDATAITAYKVALAAAVGEGATWAGGIGEFLLAAVGGVVVGLVLMIPIHWLRTHMNEALLQNTLSLLIPFVAYGIAEQFHASGVLAVVVVALYLGHRSWEVDFATRLQEEAVWKMVAFVLESAVFALIGLQLPVVLKGLGAYEGTTAAWYALALFLVVVVTRFVWVYPATFLPRLLSARIREREANPTWKGPFVIGWAGMRGVVSLAIAFSVPLTVDGGDAFPERNLILFLTFTTVIGTLVVQGLTLPPLIRLLKLPGRDTQAETLAEANAQAQASRAAEERLDELLADERNALPPPLAERLRTVMERRRNAVWERLGAVNPVTGETTDDTYRRLSREMIGTERDVFVKLRDHRYIDDEMLRTLLRRLDLEEAAAYREAA from the coding sequence ATGGACGTGTTGCCACTGCTGTTGCTGGTCGCGGGGAGCGCGGCGGTCGCCGGGGCCGCCCGCCGCACCCCGGTCCCGGCACCCCTGCTGATCGTCGCCGTGGCCCTGCTGGTCTCGTACATCCCCGGAGTGCCGACGTACGAACTCGACCCCGACGTCGTGCTCCCGCTGGTGCTGCCCCCGCTGCTGTACACGGCGGCCACCGACAGCTCCTACCTCGACCTGAGGGCCCAGTTGAGGCCCGTCGCGCTGTTGTCGGTCGGGTACGTCCTCTTCGCCACCCTCGTGGTCGGCTGGGCCGCCTACCTGCTCGTACCGGGCCTGCCGCTGCCCGCGGCGCTCGTCCTCGGCGCCGTGGTCGCGCCGCCGGACGCGGTGGCCGCGACGGCCGTGGCCCGCCGCGTGGGACTGCCCTCACGGATCACCACGATCCTCCAGGGCGAGTCCCTGGTGAACGACGCGACCGCGATCACCGCCTACAAGGTGGCGCTCGCGGCGGCGGTCGGCGAGGGCGCGACCTGGGCGGGCGGAATCGGCGAGTTCCTGCTCGCGGCGGTCGGCGGGGTCGTCGTCGGGCTCGTGCTGATGATCCCCATCCACTGGCTGCGCACCCACATGAACGAGGCGCTCCTCCAGAACACCCTCTCCCTGCTGATCCCCTTCGTCGCCTACGGCATCGCCGAGCAGTTCCACGCCTCCGGTGTGCTCGCGGTGGTCGTCGTCGCGCTCTACCTCGGACACCGCTCCTGGGAGGTGGACTTCGCGACCCGGCTCCAGGAGGAGGCGGTGTGGAAGATGGTCGCCTTCGTCCTGGAGTCCGCGGTGTTCGCGCTGATCGGACTCCAGCTCCCGGTCGTCCTCAAGGGCCTCGGCGCCTACGAGGGGACGACCGCCGCCTGGTACGCCCTCGCCCTCTTCCTCGTCGTCGTCGTGACCCGCTTCGTGTGGGTGTACCCCGCCACCTTCCTGCCCCGCCTCCTGTCGGCGCGCATCCGCGAGCGCGAGGCCAACCCCACCTGGAAGGGGCCGTTCGTCATCGGCTGGGCCGGCATGCGCGGCGTCGTCTCGCTCGCCATCGCCTTCTCCGTCCCCCTCACCGTGGACGGCGGTGACGCCTTCCCCGAACGCAACCTGATCCTCTTCCTGACCTTCACCACCGTCATCGGCACCCTGGTCGTGCAGGGCCTGACCCTGCCCCCGCTCATCCGGCTGCTGAAACTGCCGGGACGCGACACGCAGGCCGAGACCCTCGCCGAGGCCAACGCCCAGGCACAGGCCTCCCGCGCCGCCGAGGAGCGCCTCGACGAACTCCTCGCCGACGAGCGCAACGCCCTGCCGCCCCCGCTCGCCGAACGCCTGCGCACGGTCATGGAGCGGCGCCGCAACGCCGTCTGGGAGCGGCTCGGCGCGGTCAACCCGGTCACCGGCGAGACCACGGACGACACCTACCGCCGGCTCTCCCGCGAGATGATCGGCACCGAGCGCGACGTCTTCGTCAAGCTGCGCGACCACCGCTACATCGACGACGAGATGCTGCGCACGCTGCTGCGCCGGCTGGACCTGGAGGAGGCTGCGGCCTACCGGGAGGCGGCCTGA
- a CDS encoding 1-aminocyclopropane-1-carboxylate deaminase/D-cysteine desulfhydrase, giving the protein MVEAGDARFARHGVRLVLKRDDLIHPELIGNKWRKLTPNLEAAAGRTLVTFGGAYSNHLRATAAAGRLLGQPTVGVVRGQELADRPLNPSLARCAADGMRLHFVDRSTYRHKTEPRTLAGILRATGTEDAYVVPEGGSNALAVRGCRALGEELRDEDDIDVAALACGTGGTLAGLAAGLAPGQRALGVPVLRGGFLDAGTTALQTAAFGARRGNWSLDDRFHFGGYARTTAELDAFTEDFEQRHGLPVERLYVAKMLYGLVALAGEGAFPRGTTVAAVITGAPFPVPGTGPQAASR; this is encoded by the coding sequence TTGGTGGAGGCCGGGGACGCGCGGTTCGCGCGGCACGGCGTGCGGCTGGTGCTGAAGCGGGACGACCTGATCCACCCGGAGCTGATCGGCAACAAGTGGCGCAAGCTGACGCCGAACCTCGAAGCGGCGGCGGGCCGCACCCTGGTCACCTTCGGCGGGGCCTACTCGAACCATCTGCGCGCCACCGCCGCCGCGGGCCGTCTCCTCGGGCAGCCCACCGTGGGCGTGGTCCGCGGCCAGGAGCTGGCCGACCGCCCCCTGAACCCCTCACTGGCCCGCTGCGCCGCCGACGGCATGCGTCTCCACTTCGTCGACAGATCGACGTACCGGCACAAGACGGAACCTCGGACGCTGGCCGGGATCCTGCGGGCGACAGGCACCGAGGACGCGTACGTCGTGCCCGAGGGCGGCAGCAACGCCCTCGCCGTACGCGGCTGCCGGGCCCTTGGCGAGGAACTGCGGGACGAGGACGACATCGACGTGGCCGCCCTCGCCTGCGGCACCGGCGGCACCCTCGCCGGGCTGGCCGCGGGCCTCGCCCCCGGCCAGCGGGCGCTGGGCGTCCCGGTCCTGCGCGGCGGCTTCCTCGACGCCGGCACGACGGCCCTCCAGACGGCCGCGTTCGGCGCCCGGCGCGGGAACTGGTCCCTCGACGACCGCTTCCACTTCGGCGGCTACGCCCGCACCACCGCTGAACTCGACGCCTTCACGGAGGACTTCGAGCAGCGGCACGGGCTGCCCGTCGAACGTCTCTATGTCGCCAAGATGCTCTACGGACTTGTCGCCCTCGCCGGGGAAGGGGCGTTCCCGCGCGGCACGACGGTGGCGGCGGTGATCACCGGAGCGCCGTTCCCCGTCCCGGGGACCGGACCTCAGGCCGCCTCCCGGTAG
- a CDS encoding N-acetylmuramoyl-L-alanine amidase, whose amino-acid sequence MASPMSAGRFLDRIRDEGVHVVEVGDWKHHNRNHKGPWGPVHGVMIHHTVTSGGALTVGLCREGREDLPGPLCHGVITKDGVLHLVGYGRANHAGLGDDEVLRAVIAEKALPHDNEANTDGNRHFYGFECENLGDGKDPWPEAQLDAIAKVSAAICRFHGWTERSVIGHLEWQPGKVDPRGFTMNSLRGRVRELLK is encoded by the coding sequence ATGGCATCGCCCATGTCCGCGGGCAGGTTCCTCGACCGGATCAGGGACGAAGGAGTCCATGTCGTCGAGGTCGGCGACTGGAAGCATCACAACCGCAATCACAAGGGCCCGTGGGGGCCGGTGCACGGGGTGATGATCCACCACACGGTGACCTCGGGCGGCGCGCTCACGGTCGGGCTGTGCCGCGAGGGCCGCGAGGACCTGCCCGGACCGCTGTGCCACGGGGTCATCACCAAGGACGGCGTCCTGCACCTGGTCGGCTACGGCCGCGCCAACCACGCGGGCCTCGGCGACGACGAGGTGCTGCGTGCGGTGATCGCCGAGAAGGCGCTGCCGCACGACAACGAGGCGAACACCGACGGCAACCGCCACTTCTACGGCTTCGAGTGCGAGAACCTCGGCGACGGCAAGGACCCGTGGCCCGAGGCGCAGCTCGACGCCATCGCCAAGGTCTCCGCCGCGATCTGCCGGTTCCACGGCTGGACGGAGCGCTCGGTCATCGGCCACCTGGAGTGGCAGCCGGGGAAGGTGGACCCGCGGGGCTTCACGATGAACTCGCTGCGGGGACGCGTCCGCGAGCTGCTGAAGTGA
- a CDS encoding family 2B encapsulin nanocompartment shell protein: MSVGEEVRAEQNRPQQSLGTSAARNLATTTKSAPQMQEISSRWLLRMLPWVNVQGGTYRVNRRLSYSVGDGRVTFVKTGDRVQVIPAELGELSVLRSYEDHEVLGELAQRCQQREFAPGDVLTSFGSRAEEVFLLAHGKVEKIGTGPYGGDTVLGVLADGAYFGEQALIDPEAIWEYTARAVTAVTVLVLPRQDLEQVAERSESLNEHLQELRAIPSQRTNKYGEKEIDLAAGHTGEQDIPGTFVDYEASPREYELSIAQTVLRLHTRVADLYNQPMNQTEQQLRLTVEALKERQEHELINNREFGMLNNCEYDQRLQPHDGVPGPDDMDELLSRRRGTKLFLAHPRAISAFGRELNKRGLVPESIEIAGNRIPTWRGVPIFPCNKIPVSDARTTSIIAMRTGEAEQGVVGLQQAGIPDEIEPSLSVRFMGINEQAIISYLVTAYYSAAVLVPDALGILENVEIGRWR, translated from the coding sequence ATGTCGGTAGGCGAAGAGGTCCGCGCGGAGCAGAACCGTCCGCAGCAGAGTCTCGGCACATCAGCCGCGCGGAACCTGGCCACCACCACCAAGTCCGCGCCACAGATGCAGGAGATCAGCTCACGGTGGCTGCTGCGCATGCTTCCGTGGGTGAACGTGCAAGGTGGCACGTACCGCGTGAACCGGCGGCTCAGCTACTCCGTGGGCGACGGACGCGTGACGTTCGTCAAGACGGGCGACCGCGTCCAGGTCATCCCCGCGGAGCTCGGAGAACTGTCCGTGCTGCGGTCGTACGAGGACCACGAGGTGCTGGGCGAGCTCGCCCAGCGGTGCCAGCAGCGGGAGTTCGCACCGGGGGACGTGCTGACCTCGTTCGGCAGCCGGGCCGAGGAGGTGTTCCTCCTGGCGCACGGCAAGGTCGAGAAGATCGGCACCGGCCCCTACGGGGGCGACACGGTGCTCGGTGTCCTCGCCGACGGCGCGTACTTCGGCGAACAGGCACTCATCGACCCGGAGGCCATCTGGGAGTACACGGCCCGGGCGGTGACGGCGGTGACCGTGCTCGTACTGCCCCGCCAGGACCTCGAACAGGTGGCGGAGCGTTCCGAGTCCCTGAACGAACACCTTCAAGAACTGCGCGCGATTCCGTCGCAGCGCACCAACAAGTACGGCGAGAAGGAGATCGACCTCGCGGCCGGCCACACCGGTGAGCAGGACATCCCGGGCACCTTCGTGGACTACGAGGCGTCCCCGCGCGAGTACGAACTGAGCATCGCCCAGACCGTCCTGCGCCTGCACACACGCGTGGCGGATCTCTACAACCAGCCGATGAACCAGACCGAGCAGCAGTTGCGGCTCACCGTGGAGGCGTTGAAGGAGCGCCAGGAGCACGAGCTCATCAACAACCGCGAGTTCGGCATGCTCAACAACTGCGAGTACGACCAGCGGCTCCAGCCGCACGACGGCGTACCGGGCCCGGACGACATGGACGAGCTGCTCAGCCGCCGCCGCGGCACCAAGCTGTTCCTCGCCCACCCGCGCGCGATCTCCGCGTTCGGCCGCGAACTGAACAAGCGCGGGCTCGTCCCCGAGAGCATCGAGATCGCCGGCAACCGCATCCCGACCTGGCGCGGGGTGCCGATCTTCCCGTGCAACAAGATCCCCGTCAGCGACGCCCGTACGACCTCGATCATCGCCATGCGTACCGGCGAGGCCGAACAGGGAGTGGTCGGACTCCAGCAGGCGGGCATCCCGGACGAGATCGAGCCGAGCCTGTCGGTGCGCTTCATGGGCATCAACGAACAGGCGATCATCTCCTACCTGGTGACGGCGTACTACTCGGCCGCGGTGCTCGTGCCGGACGCGCTCGGCATCCTGGAGAACGTCGAGATCGGGCGCTGGCGGTGA